In the genome of Neofelis nebulosa isolate mNeoNeb1 chromosome 8, mNeoNeb1.pri, whole genome shotgun sequence, one region contains:
- the LOC131519431 gene encoding olfactory receptor 6C1-like, protein MRNHTEITEFILLGLSDDPQLQVVIFVSLLVTYMLSITGNLTIITLTLLDSHLQTPMYFFLRNFSFLEVSFTTVSIPKFLGTMITGDKTISFNDCMTQFFFLILLGVTEFCLLAAMSYDRYIAICKPLHYMTIMNHRVCILLVFASWLMSFLIIFPLLMLFIQLDYCRSNVIDHFTCDYFPLLHLSCSDTKFLEIVGFSCAVLTLLFTLALIILSYIYIIRTILRIPSASQRTKAFSTCSSHMIVISISYGSCIFMYINPSAKDRVSLSKGVAVLNTSVAPMLNPFIYSLRNQQVRRAFMGRARKIVFFSRK, encoded by the coding sequence atgagaaaccACACAGAAATAACAGAGTTTATCCTCCTGGGATTGTCAGATGACCCACAGCTTCAGGTGGTGATCTTTGTCTCTCTGCTCGTCACCTACATGCTCAGCATCACTGGCAACCTGACCATTATCACCCTTACCCTGCTGGATTCCCACCTCCAGAcccccatgtatttcttcctcagaAACTTCTCCTTCTTAGAGGTTTCATTCACAACTGTCAGCATACCCAAGTTCCTGGGCACTATGATTACAGGAGATAAAACCATTTCCTTTAATGATTGTAtgactcagtttttttttctcattctcttgggAGTCACTGAATTTTGCCTTCTGGCCGCCATGTCCTATGACCGTTACATTGCCATCTGCAAACCTCTCCATTACATGACCATCATGAATCACAGAGTCTGCATACTCCTTGTCTTTGCTTCATGGCTAATGTCATTCTTAATCATATTCCCATTACTTATGCTGTTCATACAGCTTGATTACTGTAGGTCCAATGTTATAGACCATTTTACCTGTGATTATTTCCCCTTACTACACCTTTCTTGTTCAGACACAAAATTCCTAGAGATAGTGGGTTTTTCCTGTGCTGTGCTTACTCTACTGTTCACTTTGGCATTAATAATTCTGTCCTACATATATATCATCAGAACAATTTTGAGGATTCCTTCTGCTAGTCAGAGGACAAAGGCCTTTTCCACCTGTTCTTCCCATATGATCGTCATCTCCATCTCCTATGGCAGCTGCATTTTCATGTATATTAATCCATCAGCAAAAGACAGAGTGTCTCTGAGCAAGGGAGTTGCTGTGCTAAACACCTCAGTGGCCCCCATGCTGAACCCTTTTATTTACAGCCTAAGGAATCAGCAAGTCAGGCGAGCCTTCATGGGCAGGGCAAGAAAGATTGTATTCttctcaagaaaatga
- the LOC131519434 gene encoding olfactory receptor 6C75, with amino-acid sequence MKNYTSVTEFILIGLTNDPQWQVVLFVFLLATYMLSVTGNLIIVTLTLSDAHLRTPMYFFLRNFSFLEISFTSVCIPRFLVTFVTRDRTISYNGCVTQLFFFIFLGVTEFYLLAAMSYDRYVAICKPLHYMTIMSSRVCTLLVFSSWLAGFLIIFPPILLLLQLDFCASNVIDHFICDASPILQLSCTNTRFLELMAFFLAVVTLMVTLTLVILSYTYIIRTILRIPSTSQRKKAFSTCSSHMIVVSLSYGSCIFMYIKRSARERVTLSKGVAVLNTSVAPLLNPFIYTLRNQQVKQAFKNVVQRMAFYSNK; translated from the coding sequence ATGAAAAATTACACCTCAGTAACAGAATTTATTCTTATTGGTTTGACAAATGACCCACAGTGGCAGGTTGTACTTTTCGTATTTCTTCTTGCTACCTACATGCTAAGTGTGACTGGGAACCTGATCATTGTCACCCTCACCCTTTCAGATGCCCACCTGCGGACTCCAATGTATTTCTTCCTTCGAAACTTCTCATTCCTAGAAATATCATTCACATCTGTCTGCATTCCCAGATTCCTTGTCACTTTTGTGACAAGGGACAGAACCATTTCCTACAATGGTTGTGTGACTCagctatttttcttcatcttcttgggGGTGACAGAATTTTACCTTCTGGCTGCCATGTCCTATGACCGCTacgtggccatctgcaagcctcTCCATTACATGACCATCATGAGCAGCAGAGTCTGCACCCTTCTTGTCTTTAGCTCATGGCTTGCAGGATTCCTGATCATCTTTCCACCAATACTGTTGCTTCTACAGTTGGATTTCTGTGCCTCCAATGTAATTGATCATTTTATCTGTGACGCTTCTCCAATTCTACAGCTTTCTTGCACAAACACTCGCTTTCTAGAACTCATGGCATTTTTTTTAGCAGTGGTAACACTTATGGTCACCTTAACGCTAGTTATTCTCTCTTACACATACATCATCCGTACAATTCTGAGAATTCCTTCCACAAGTCAAAGGAAGAAAGCCTTTTCCACTTGTTCCTCCCACATGATAGTGGTCTCCCTCTCTTATGGAAGCTGCATTTTCATGTACATTAAGCGTTCTGCAAGGGAAAGGGTGACTTTAAGCAAAGGAGTAGCTGTGCTCAATACCTCAGTGGCTCCTCTCTTAAATCCTTTCATATATACACTAAGGAATCAGCAGGTGAAGCAAGCCTTTAAGAATGTGGTCCAGAGAATGGCCTTTtactcaaataaatga
- the LOC131519433 gene encoding olfactory receptor 6C3-like codes for MKNHTVPKEFILLGLSDDPKLQTVIFLFLIITYILSVTGNLTIITLTLVDSHLQTPMYFFLRNFSVLEISFTTVCIPRFLGTIITRDKSISYNNCTAQLFFFIFMGITEFYLLTAMSYDRYVAICKPLHYATIMNKRVCILLVFCAWLAGFLNIFPPVILFLQLDYCGSNVIDHFACDYFPLLQLSCSDTWLLEVIGFYSAIVILLFTLALIILSYMFIIRTILKLPSASQRKKAFSTCSSHMIVISISYGSCIFMYANPSAKQKASLTKGVAILNTSVAPMMNPFIYTLRNQQVKQAFKDTVQKVMFFSSN; via the coding sequence ATGAAAAACCACACAGTACCCAAAGAATTCATTCTTCTAGGGCTATCTGATGACCCCAAGCTCCAgactgtgatttttctctttttaattatcaCATATATATTAAGTGTCACTGGAAATTTGACCATCATCACTCTCACCTTGGTGGATTCCCATCTACAGACCCCTATGTATTTCTTCCTCAGGAACTTCTCTGTATTAGAAATATCCTTTACAACTGTCTGTATTCCTAGATTTCTGGGCACAATTATCACCAGAGACAAATCTATTTCATACAATAATTGTACAGCTCAgttgtttttcttcatcttcatggGTATAACTGAGTTTTATCTTCTAACTGCCATGTCCTATGATCGCTATGTAGCCATCTGTAAACCCCTACATTATGCAACCATCATGAACAAAAGAGTCTGCATTTTACTTGTCTTTTGTGCTTGGCTGGCAGGATTCTTAAATATCTTCCCACCAGttattctttttctccagttAGATTACTGTGGCTCCAATGTCATCGATCACTTTGCTTGTGACTATTTTCCCCTCTTGCAGTTATCTTGCTCAGACACATGGCTCCTAGAAGTGATTGGCTTTTACTCTGCAATAGTCATACTGCTTTTCACTTTGGCATTAATAATTCTATCCTACATGTTCATCATTAGAACAATTCTGAAACTGCCTTCCGCCAGTCAGAGAAAAAAGGCATTTTCTACGTGTTCCTCTCACATGATTGTCATTTCCATCTCTTATGGAAGCTGCATATTCATGTATGCCAACCCTTCCGCAAAACAGAAGGCATCATTGACCAAAGGAGTAGCTATTCTGAATACCTCTGTGGCTCCTATGatgaatccatttatatataCCCTGAGGAACCAGCAAGTAAAGCAAGCCTTTAAGGATACTGTCCAAAAGGTTATGTTTTTCTCCAGTAATTGA